The following are encoded in a window of Thalassotalea insulae genomic DNA:
- the yaaA gene encoding peroxide stress protein YaaA has protein sequence MLLVVSPAKNLDYDSPLATEQYSQPELLSHSQILVEQCKTLSPADLSSLMGISDKLAGLNAARFGQWSQPFTPENARAAILAFNGDVYTGIDAATLSEKDFAYAQQHMRILSGLYGLLKPLDLMQAYRLEMGTKLANERGANLYQFWGEIITEKLNQAIEAQGDNVLINLASNEYFKSVKKKSLQAEIITPAFKDWKNGQYKMISFFAKKARGLMARYIIENQINSLEQLKNFDVAGYQYSNELSKGNDWVFTRKIAQ, from the coding sequence ATGCTATTGGTTGTTTCGCCAGCAAAAAATCTTGATTATGATTCTCCGTTAGCGACGGAGCAATATTCGCAACCGGAGTTACTGTCACATAGCCAAATACTTGTCGAACAATGTAAAACCTTGTCACCAGCAGACTTATCATCGCTAATGGGTATCAGTGATAAATTAGCTGGTTTAAATGCGGCACGCTTTGGTCAGTGGTCTCAGCCTTTTACGCCAGAAAACGCTAGAGCGGCAATTCTGGCATTTAACGGTGATGTTTATACCGGTATTGATGCTGCTACGTTATCGGAAAAAGACTTTGCCTATGCGCAGCAGCATATGCGGATATTATCTGGATTATATGGTTTGTTAAAACCTTTAGATCTGATGCAAGCATATCGCCTGGAAATGGGCACTAAGTTGGCCAATGAACGAGGAGCAAACCTCTATCAATTCTGGGGGGAAATCATTACAGAAAAGCTCAATCAAGCTATAGAGGCACAAGGTGATAACGTACTGATCAACCTTGCATCTAATGAGTACTTTAAGTCGGTGAAAAAGAAATCATTGCAGGCGGAAATCATTACCCCAGCGTTTAAAGACTGGAAAAATGGTCAATATAAAATGATCAGCTTTTTTGCGAAAAAAGCACGTGGTTTAATGGCGCGCTATATTATTGAAAACCAAATTAATTCACTAGAACAATTGAAAAACTTTGACGTTGCTGGTTATCAATATAGTAACGAGCTATCTAAAGGCAATGACTGGGTTTTTACGCGTAAAATTGCACAATAG
- the tal gene encoding transaldolase, which translates to MTDQLTQLKAMTTVVADTGDIEAIAKFHPQDATTNPSLLLKAASLSNYQHLLSQAVEWAKVQSNDAEQQVIDAADKLSVLIGIEILKIIPGRISTEVDARLSFDTQASIDKAHKLIAMYNEAGISNDRILIKLASTWEGIKAAEQLEQAGINCNLTLLFSFAQAQACAEAGTFLISPFVGRILDWYKKDTGKTEYPAAEDPGVLSVTKIYNYYKAMDYSTIVMGASFRNSGEILALAGCDRLTISPQLLEELATSNEPVEQKLVAEQAKAERPEKLTESKFRWLMNQDAMATEKLAEGIRNFAIDQVKLEKQLAELL; encoded by the coding sequence ATGACTGATCAATTAACACAATTAAAAGCAATGACCACTGTGGTTGCTGACACCGGCGATATTGAAGCCATCGCTAAATTTCACCCACAAGACGCCACCACTAACCCATCACTATTACTAAAAGCTGCGTCATTAAGTAATTATCAACACTTACTCTCTCAAGCCGTTGAATGGGCAAAAGTACAATCAAATGACGCTGAACAACAGGTAATTGATGCAGCTGATAAGCTCTCAGTATTAATCGGTATTGAAATATTAAAAATCATCCCAGGCAGAATTTCTACCGAAGTCGATGCTCGTTTATCTTTTGATACCCAAGCTTCTATCGACAAGGCCCATAAACTTATCGCCATGTATAATGAAGCGGGCATTAGCAACGACAGAATTTTGATAAAACTTGCCTCTACTTGGGAAGGAATTAAAGCAGCTGAGCAATTAGAACAAGCTGGCATTAACTGTAATCTAACGCTGTTATTTAGTTTTGCTCAAGCACAGGCGTGCGCTGAAGCAGGTACCTTTCTGATTTCCCCTTTCGTTGGCCGCATACTTGACTGGTATAAAAAGGATACCGGAAAAACTGAATACCCGGCAGCAGAAGATCCTGGGGTGTTATCAGTGACTAAAATATATAACTATTATAAAGCAATGGACTATAGCACTATTGTTATGGGCGCTAGCTTTAGAAATAGTGGTGAAATTTTAGCATTGGCAGGTTGTGATCGCTTGACCATTAGTCCGCAATTATTAGAAGAATTAGCGACTTCAAATGAGCCAGTTGAGCAGAAGTTGGTTGCAGAGCAAGCCAAAGCAGAGCGCCCGGAAAAGTTAACTGAAAGTAAATTCCGCTGGTTAATGAACCAAGATGCGATGGCAACAGAAAAACTTGCTGAAGGTATTCGTAACTTTGCCATTGATCAGGTCAAATTGGAAAAGCAGTTAGCGGAACTGTTGTGA